A window from Bordetella petrii encodes these proteins:
- a CDS encoding aldolase gives MSNYTSQDKDALRRRVDREIEERAAPQAAWTPAQKMALACRMLAAQGHWHGGLAGQITARGEAPGSILTLPFGMGADEARASELILIDEDINPLDGKSLPNPANRFHAWVYRHRPEVQCIVHTHPPAVSALSMVGEPLVVAHMDATPFFDDCAYLPEWPGLPIGDDEGEIISAALGGKRAILLANHGMLTAGKSIEEATVMAIWLEQVAALQLRARAIGPVKPVPAELARESHDFLVKPKILALTFAYFARRVLREAPDCIE, from the coding sequence ATGTCGAACTACACTTCCCAGGACAAGGACGCCCTGCGCCGCCGTGTCGATCGCGAGATCGAAGAGCGCGCGGCGCCGCAGGCGGCCTGGACGCCTGCCCAGAAAATGGCGCTGGCCTGCCGCATGCTGGCCGCGCAAGGCCACTGGCATGGCGGCCTGGCCGGCCAGATCACCGCGCGCGGCGAGGCGCCGGGCTCGATCCTGACTCTGCCGTTCGGCATGGGCGCCGACGAGGCGCGCGCCAGCGAGCTGATCCTGATCGACGAAGACATCAACCCGCTGGACGGCAAGTCGCTGCCCAATCCGGCCAACCGCTTCCATGCCTGGGTGTACCGGCACCGGCCCGAGGTGCAGTGCATCGTGCACACGCACCCGCCGGCGGTATCGGCGCTGTCGATGGTGGGCGAGCCGCTGGTGGTGGCGCACATGGACGCCACGCCGTTTTTCGACGACTGCGCCTATCTGCCTGAATGGCCGGGCCTGCCCATCGGCGACGACGAGGGCGAAATCATCTCGGCGGCGCTGGGCGGCAAGCGCGCCATCCTGCTGGCCAACCACGGCATGCTGACGGCCGGCAAGTCGATCGAAGAGGCCACGGTCATGGCGATCTGGCTGGAGCAGGTGGCCGCCCTGCAGCTGCGCGCCCGCGCCATCGGGCCGGTCAAGCCGGTGCCCGCCGAGCTGGCGCGCGAGTCGCACGATTTCCTGGTCAAGCCGAAGATCCTGGCGCTGACGTTTGCCTATTTCGCCCGCCGCGTCCTGCGCGAGGCGCCCGACTGCATCGAATAA
- a CDS encoding helix-turn-helix domain-containing protein, with translation MPPKRLPPPAPAAPDAQQVGLRMRATRRRRKLTLAQLSALTGLDKGFLSRLERGEKFASVGSLHTVAVALDTTLSALLGETDPQDEIHIVRANERHRMASSATDPGEHAYEAITMGGTGSGLSVMVVQVGTHGERTVAHHGGDELIFVLEGRVRVHFGEHTVLLERDDSVRFPGYLPHSLRAEGRKTARALIIIASD, from the coding sequence ATGCCGCCGAAACGCCTGCCGCCGCCCGCTCCCGCCGCCCCCGATGCCCAGCAGGTGGGGCTGCGGATGCGGGCCACGCGGCGCCGCCGCAAGCTGACGCTGGCGCAGCTGTCGGCCCTGACCGGCCTGGACAAGGGCTTCCTGTCGCGCCTGGAGCGAGGCGAAAAATTCGCCTCGGTGGGCTCTCTGCACACGGTGGCGGTAGCCCTGGACACCACGCTGTCGGCGCTGCTGGGCGAAACCGATCCGCAAGATGAAATCCACATCGTGCGCGCCAACGAGCGGCACCGCATGGCCTCTTCCGCCACCGACCCGGGCGAGCACGCCTACGAGGCCATCACCATGGGCGGCACCGGCAGCGGCCTGTCGGTCATGGTGGTGCAAGTGGGCACCCATGGCGAACGCACCGTCGCCCACCACGGCGGCGACGAGCTGATCTTCGTGCTGGAAGGCCGCGTGCGCGTGCATTTCGGCGAACACACCGTGCTGCTGGAACGCGACGACAGCGTGCGCTTTCCCGGCTACCTGCCGCACAGCCTGCGGGCCGAGGGCCGCAAGACGGCCCGCGCCCTGATCATCATCGCCAGTGATTGA
- a CDS encoding MarR family winged helix-turn-helix transcriptional regulator: MKSPSDSRLMAATASLMVLSRAYRGAADAALSEYGLSQATAWPVIIAGRLGDGVRQGALAEALGVEGPSLVRVLDHLVSAGLMERREDPNDRRARTLHLTPDGQALRERVECVLAALRRRLFKNVSDTDLEACLRVFDTLKTTLGRQSASATEEDRP; this comes from the coding sequence ATGAAATCCCCTTCCGACTCCCGCCTCATGGCCGCCACGGCCAGCCTGATGGTGCTGTCGCGCGCCTACCGCGGCGCCGCCGATGCCGCCCTGTCCGAATACGGCCTTTCGCAGGCCACGGCATGGCCCGTGATCATCGCCGGCCGCCTGGGCGACGGCGTGCGCCAGGGCGCCCTGGCCGAGGCGCTGGGCGTCGAAGGCCCTTCCCTGGTGCGCGTGCTCGACCACCTGGTGTCGGCCGGCCTGATGGAACGCCGCGAAGACCCGAACGACCGCCGCGCCCGCACCCTGCACCTGACGCCCGACGGCCAGGCCCTGCGCGAGCGCGTCGAATGCGTGCTGGCCGCCCTGCGCCGCCGGCTGTTCAAGAACGTCAGCGACACCGACCTGGAAGCCTGCCTGCGCGTCTTCGACACGCTCAAGACCACCCTGGGCCGGCAATCGGCCTCGGCCACCGAAGAAGACCGGCCATGA
- a CDS encoding FUSC family protein: MKLPNSDELIFSVKCYVGAIAALYLSYTMGLSRPFWAMTTAYVVSQPWAGAVRSKAVFRLGGTFFGSAVMVYLVPRLSNAPVLMILAMVTWVGLCLYIAVLDRTPRSYLFMLAGYTAAMIGFPSVTDPATVFDTALARVEEISLGIVCATLAHSLVLPRGIAGPLMARLDATVRDARNWIRETLIQRDAAQHGKERRALAEDITLLRMLSTHVPFDTGNIRWTAGAVRAMQDQIAALTPLVSAVDDRLRALQEGGHALPEPVARVLDDIAAWIDAGPQADRASAATLRAALAQLAPDIGPAASWRDALLASLVARLRELVEAYARCLALRHDIRAGLAGAPRQGARAARLGAGSILHHDHGLALLSALAAALAISVCCVFWIGTAWSNGATAAMMAAIFSCFFAAQDNPVPGIMQFLLYTIYSIPLSALYLLGIMPAIHSFEMLALSILPVALALGALIPRPAYTLRAMALLFGFLGTLALHDTHTADLVSFIDTMAAQIIGVATAALIAAIFRTISAEQSARRIQAANWKELAALASAGRAPSRSAYTLRMLDRIGLLQPRLALARRADDQLAADALKDLRVGNDIAELQRARRVLPAAEPAIRPVLGGLAGFFRQRLAGGGRGAADFPALLADIDRALARVTATPGALAARDRAVVALVGIRRALFPQAPDYRSDVLPPAHAS, encoded by the coding sequence ATGAAGCTGCCCAACAGCGATGAGCTGATCTTCTCGGTCAAGTGCTACGTGGGCGCCATAGCGGCGCTTTATCTTTCGTACACCATGGGCCTGTCGCGCCCGTTCTGGGCCATGACCACCGCCTACGTGGTGTCGCAGCCCTGGGCGGGCGCGGTGCGTTCGAAGGCGGTGTTCCGCCTGGGCGGCACGTTCTTCGGCAGCGCCGTGATGGTGTACCTGGTGCCGCGGCTGTCCAATGCGCCCGTGCTGATGATCCTGGCCATGGTGACCTGGGTCGGCCTGTGCCTGTATATCGCGGTGCTGGACCGCACGCCGCGCTCGTACCTGTTCATGCTGGCGGGCTACACCGCCGCCATGATCGGTTTCCCCAGCGTCACCGATCCCGCCACCGTGTTCGACACGGCGCTGGCGCGGGTCGAGGAAATCAGCCTGGGCATCGTGTGCGCCACGCTGGCTCACAGCCTGGTGCTGCCGCGCGGCATCGCCGGGCCGCTGATGGCCCGGCTGGACGCCACGGTGCGCGATGCGCGCAACTGGATCCGCGAAACCCTGATCCAGCGCGACGCCGCGCAGCACGGCAAAGAACGCCGGGCGCTGGCCGAAGACATCACGCTGCTGCGCATGCTGTCGACCCACGTGCCGTTCGACACCGGCAACATCCGCTGGACCGCCGGCGCCGTGCGCGCCATGCAAGACCAGATTGCCGCCCTGACACCGCTGGTGTCGGCAGTGGACGACCGCCTGCGCGCCCTGCAGGAAGGCGGCCACGCCCTGCCCGAACCGGTGGCGCGGGTGCTGGACGACATCGCCGCCTGGATCGACGCCGGGCCGCAAGCCGACCGCGCCAGCGCGGCCACGCTGCGCGCCGCGCTGGCGCAGCTGGCGCCCGATATCGGCCCGGCCGCCAGCTGGCGCGACGCGCTGCTGGCCAGCCTGGTGGCGCGCCTGCGCGAGCTGGTCGAGGCTTATGCCCGCTGCCTGGCGCTGCGCCACGACATCCGCGCCGGCCTGGCCGGCGCGCCGCGCCAGGGCGCGCGCGCGGCCCGCCTGGGCGCCGGCTCGATCCTGCACCACGACCACGGCCTGGCCCTGCTGTCGGCCCTGGCGGCCGCGCTGGCCATATCGGTGTGCTGCGTTTTCTGGATCGGCACGGCCTGGAGCAACGGCGCCACCGCCGCCATGATGGCGGCCATTTTCAGCTGCTTCTTCGCCGCGCAGGACAACCCCGTGCCCGGCATCATGCAGTTCCTGCTGTACACCATTTATTCGATTCCGCTGTCGGCGCTGTACCTGCTGGGCATCATGCCCGCCATCCATTCGTTCGAGATGCTGGCGCTGTCGATCCTGCCGGTGGCGCTGGCGCTGGGCGCGCTGATCCCGCGGCCGGCCTATACCCTCAGGGCCATGGCGCTGCTGTTCGGCTTCCTGGGCACGCTGGCGCTGCACGACACCCACACCGCCGACCTGGTGTCGTTCATCGACACCATGGCCGCGCAGATCATCGGCGTGGCCACGGCCGCGCTCATCGCGGCGATCTTCCGCACCATCAGCGCCGAGCAGAGCGCGCGCCGCATCCAGGCGGCCAACTGGAAAGAATTGGCCGCGCTGGCCAGCGCCGGCCGCGCGCCGTCGCGCTCGGCCTATACGCTGCGCATGCTCGACCGCATCGGCCTGCTGCAGCCGCGCCTGGCGCTGGCCAGGCGGGCCGACGACCAGTTGGCCGCCGACGCGCTGAAAGACCTGCGCGTGGGCAACGACATCGCCGAACTGCAGCGCGCGCGGCGCGTGCTGCCGGCCGCCGAACCCGCCATCCGGCCCGTGCTGGGCGGGCTGGCGGGGTTTTTCCGGCAGCGCCTGGCGGGCGGCGGCCGCGGCGCCGCCGACTTTCCCGCCCTGCTGGCCGACATCGACCGCGCGCTGGCGCGCGTCACGGCCACGCCGGGCGCCCTGGCCGCGCGCGACCGCGCCGTGGTGGCGCTGGTGGGCATCCGCCGCGCCCTGTTTCCGCAAGCCCCCGACTACCGGTCCGACGTCCTGCCGCCGGCGCACGCATCATGA
- a CDS encoding DUF1656 domain-containing protein, which translates to MIGEFNFYGIYFPWLLVLGLATLGVAWAARRLLARAGFYRLVWHPALFDAALYVVLLYGVYLISPYVLK; encoded by the coding sequence ATGATTGGCGAATTCAATTTCTACGGCATTTATTTCCCCTGGCTGCTGGTGCTGGGGCTGGCCACGCTGGGCGTGGCCTGGGCCGCGCGGCGCCTGCTGGCGCGCGCGGGTTTCTATCGGCTGGTGTGGCATCCGGCGCTGTTCGATGCCGCGCTCTACGTCGTATTGCTGTACGGCGTTTACCTGATTTCACCTTACGTACTGAAGTAG
- a CDS encoding efflux RND transporter periplasmic adaptor subunit — protein sequence MNILNTLRRPIVGKFLVTALTVCAAVYAGWQLWTHYEVEPWTRDGRVKAYVVQVAPDVSGLVTAVPVHDNQDVKAGDVLFEIDRARFQLAYDQAQAAVRAQQVARDQAARDARRNRSLGKLVSAEALEQSQARLQQAEAALAEAQVQRETAKLNLARSRVVAPTDGRVTNLDLRVGSYATAAHGVMALVDAGSFYVEGYFEETKLVHIHEGDAVLVTLMGDSRQIRGHVQSIAMGIADRDRSTGANLLPNVNPTFNWVRLAQRIPVRVQIDEVPKGVRLVAGQTATVEVNAS from the coding sequence ATGAATATCCTCAACACGCTGCGCCGCCCCATCGTGGGCAAGTTTCTCGTGACGGCGCTGACCGTCTGCGCGGCGGTCTATGCCGGCTGGCAACTGTGGACGCACTACGAAGTCGAGCCCTGGACGCGCGATGGCCGCGTCAAGGCCTATGTCGTGCAGGTCGCGCCCGATGTGTCGGGCCTGGTAACCGCCGTGCCCGTGCACGACAACCAGGACGTCAAGGCGGGCGACGTCTTGTTCGAAATCGACCGCGCCCGCTTCCAGCTGGCCTATGACCAGGCACAGGCCGCGGTACGCGCGCAGCAAGTGGCGCGCGACCAGGCCGCGCGCGATGCGCGCCGCAACCGCTCGCTGGGCAAGCTGGTATCGGCCGAGGCGCTGGAGCAAAGCCAGGCGCGCCTGCAGCAGGCCGAAGCCGCGCTGGCCGAGGCCCAGGTGCAGCGCGAAACCGCCAAGCTGAACCTGGCGCGCAGCCGCGTGGTGGCGCCCACCGACGGGCGGGTCACCAACCTGGACCTGCGCGTGGGTTCTTACGCCACCGCGGCGCACGGCGTCATGGCGCTGGTCGACGCCGGCTCGTTCTATGTGGAAGGCTATTTCGAAGAAACCAAGCTGGTGCACATCCATGAAGGCGATGCGGTCCTGGTCACCCTGATGGGCGACTCGCGCCAGATCCGCGGCCACGTGCAGAGCATCGCCATGGGCATTGCCGACCGCGACCGCAGCACCGGCGCCAACCTGCTGCCCAACGTCAATCCCACTTTCAACTGGGTGCGGCTGGCGCAGCGCATCCCCGTGCGCGTGCAGATCGACGAAGTGCCCAAGGGGGTGCGGCTGGTGGCCGGCCAGACCGCCACGGTGGAGGTCAACGCATCATGA
- a CDS encoding efflux transporter outer membrane subunit, translating into MNIRPLCVLPLALALAGCAAVGPDYQVPASAAVNRPTASADFLQARETAFRQDAVPGTWWRLYQDPALDALIGQALRANTDLRIAAANLQRAQAATREARGQQQPTLGVNAAPAFGHVSGVQAGAPDVRPPDSWSYSGGISVAYQVDLFGQIRRAIEAASGDEQAAQAAYDAARVTVAAETAHAYADICAAGMQLASARHSVQVQRDSLDAVQRLQQAGRGTTLDVTRARSQLEQLQADLPPFQASQRTALYRLAALTGHTPAEMPATLLDCARPPRLAQPIPVGDGAALLRRRPDIRQAERALAAATARIGVATAELYPTITLGLSGGSAGPAAIVGERGTFSWSIGPLISWTLPNTGAAQARIAQARAGAGAALARFDATVLGALRETESALVTYARQLDREAALQAARDQSALAAGQAQQLFQAGKTDYLTVLDAQRTLAGNESALAASQAALSIDQIALFLALGGGWQDTPVSTADAAHAGNAAPGAPGA; encoded by the coding sequence ATGAACATCCGCCCCCTGTGCGTACTGCCGCTGGCCCTGGCGCTGGCCGGCTGCGCCGCCGTCGGCCCCGACTACCAGGTGCCCGCCAGCGCCGCCGTCAACCGGCCCACCGCCTCGGCTGATTTCCTGCAGGCCCGCGAAACGGCGTTCCGGCAGGATGCCGTACCCGGAACCTGGTGGCGGCTGTACCAGGACCCCGCGCTGGATGCCTTGATCGGCCAGGCGCTGCGGGCCAATACCGACCTTCGCATCGCCGCGGCCAACCTGCAGCGGGCCCAGGCCGCCACGCGCGAGGCGCGCGGGCAGCAGCAGCCCACGCTGGGCGTGAATGCCGCGCCGGCGTTCGGGCATGTCTCGGGCGTGCAGGCCGGCGCCCCCGATGTGCGGCCGCCCGACAGCTGGTCGTATTCCGGCGGCATCAGCGTGGCCTACCAGGTAGACCTGTTCGGCCAGATCCGCCGCGCCATCGAGGCCGCGTCCGGCGACGAGCAGGCGGCCCAGGCCGCCTACGATGCCGCGCGCGTAACCGTGGCGGCCGAGACGGCGCACGCCTATGCCGACATCTGCGCGGCCGGCATGCAGCTGGCCTCGGCCCGGCATTCGGTCCAGGTGCAGCGCGATTCGCTCGATGCCGTGCAGCGCCTGCAGCAGGCCGGCCGCGGCACCACGCTGGATGTCACGCGCGCGCGCAGCCAGCTCGAACAGCTGCAGGCCGACCTGCCGCCGTTCCAGGCCAGCCAGCGCACCGCCCTGTATCGCCTGGCCGCGCTTACCGGCCATACCCCCGCCGAAATGCCCGCCACGCTGCTCGACTGCGCCCGGCCGCCGCGCCTGGCGCAGCCCATCCCGGTGGGCGATGGCGCGGCGCTGCTGCGCCGCCGGCCCGACATCCGCCAGGCCGAACGCGCGCTGGCCGCCGCCACCGCCCGCATCGGCGTGGCCACGGCCGAGCTGTACCCCACTATTACGCTGGGCCTATCCGGCGGTTCGGCCGGCCCCGCCGCCATCGTGGGCGAGCGCGGCACGTTCAGCTGGAGCATCGGCCCGCTGATTTCCTGGACCCTGCCCAACACGGGCGCGGCCCAGGCGCGCATCGCCCAGGCCCGCGCGGGCGCCGGCGCGGCGCTGGCGCGCTTTGACGCCACGGTGCTGGGCGCCTTGCGTGAAACCGAGAGCGCGCTGGTCACGTATGCGCGCCAGCTCGACCGCGAGGCCGCGCTGCAGGCGGCTCGCGACCAGAGCGCACTGGCCGCCGGCCAGGCCCAGCAACTGTTCCAGGCCGGCAAGACCGACTACCTGACCGTGCTGGACGCACAGCGCACGCTGGCCGGCAACGAAAGCGCGCTGGCGGCCTCGCAGGCGGCGCTGAGCATCGACCAGATCGCCCTGTTCCTGGCGCTGGGCGGCGGCTGGCAAGACACGCCCGTCAGCACCGCCGATGCCGCGCACGCAGGCAACGCGGCGCCAGGCGCGCCTGGCGCGTGA
- the ypfH gene encoding esterase, with the protein MSNAAALEFLPDPGIEIKQLFILLHGVGGGPQDLQPLARALRAAFPQAAILAPAGFEPGDGAAGGRQWFSVQGVDDDNRAERVARALPALVEYIRAAQARLGLLQSDTALAGFSQGAIMALEAVQAHDGLAGRVLAFSGRYAQLPKSAPQYTTIHLLHGADDAVMAVSHAQAAQARLDALHGDATIDVASRVGHVLHPALVQRAIERLQTCVPLRSWEAALGLNQAPPQGSTLH; encoded by the coding sequence ATGTCCAACGCCGCCGCCCTAGAGTTCTTGCCCGACCCGGGCATCGAGATCAAGCAGTTGTTCATCCTGCTGCACGGCGTGGGCGGCGGGCCGCAGGATCTGCAGCCGTTGGCGCGGGCGTTGCGCGCCGCGTTCCCGCAGGCTGCCATCCTGGCGCCGGCGGGGTTCGAGCCTGGCGATGGCGCGGCCGGCGGGCGGCAGTGGTTTTCAGTGCAGGGGGTTGATGACGACAACCGCGCCGAACGCGTGGCGCGCGCCCTGCCGGCGCTGGTTGAATACATCCGGGCCGCGCAGGCGCGCCTGGGGCTGCTGCAGTCGGACACCGCGCTGGCGGGATTCTCGCAGGGGGCCATCATGGCGCTGGAAGCGGTGCAGGCCCACGACGGCCTGGCCGGGCGGGTGCTGGCCTTTTCCGGGCGCTATGCGCAATTGCCAAAAAGCGCCCCGCAATACACCACCATTCACCTGCTGCATGGCGCCGACGACGCCGTCATGGCGGTATCGCATGCCCAGGCGGCCCAGGCGCGGCTGGATGCCCTGCATGGCGATGCCACGATCGACGTGGCCAGCCGCGTGGGGCATGTGCTGCATCCGGCTCTGGTGCAGCGCGCCATCGAGCGCCTGCAGACCTGCGTGCCGCTGCGCAGCTGGGAAGCGGCGCTGGGCCTGAACCAGGCGCCGCCGCAGGGCTCGACGCTGCACTGA
- the imuA gene encoding translesion DNA synthesis-associated protein ImuA, with the protein MLPPEHIHPALWRATQLARGAERGVPTGHAALSALLPGGGWPPGALVELLAPHPGVGEIRLLQPALAQLDSRQAIALVQPPHVPHLACWQGWRLAPRQLLWVAPERPADALWAAEQILKHGSCGALLCWLPAARPEALRRLHLAAQGGSTLCFALRPATAAQQASPALLRLALAPVPGGLSVHILKRRGPACAEPLHIVFEPATPPVSAPPRHAPLDRRLPALPAAGRRTPAMAS; encoded by the coding sequence ATGTTGCCCCCCGAACACATCCACCCCGCCCTGTGGCGCGCCACGCAATTGGCCCGCGGCGCCGAACGCGGGGTTCCCACCGGCCATGCCGCGCTGTCCGCGCTGTTGCCGGGCGGCGGCTGGCCGCCGGGTGCGTTGGTGGAATTGCTGGCCCCGCATCCGGGCGTCGGCGAAATCCGCCTGCTGCAGCCCGCCCTGGCCCAGCTCGACAGCCGCCAGGCCATCGCGCTGGTGCAGCCCCCGCACGTGCCGCACCTGGCCTGCTGGCAGGGCTGGCGCCTGGCCCCCCGCCAGTTGCTGTGGGTGGCGCCCGAACGCCCCGCCGACGCCCTGTGGGCCGCCGAGCAAATCCTCAAGCACGGCAGTTGCGGCGCCCTGCTTTGCTGGCTGCCCGCAGCGCGGCCCGAAGCGCTGCGCCGCCTGCACCTGGCCGCCCAGGGCGGCAGCACCCTGTGCTTCGCCCTGCGTCCCGCCACGGCGGCGCAGCAGGCCTCGCCCGCCCTCTTGCGGCTGGCGCTGGCCCCCGTGCCGGGCGGGCTGTCGGTCCACATCCTGAAGCGGCGCGGCCCGGCCTGCGCCGAACCGCTGCACATTGTTTTCGAACCCGCCACGCCGCCGGTTTCCGCACCGCCCCGCCATGCCCCTCTGGATCGCCGCCTTCCTGCGCTGCCTGCCGCTGGACGCCGCACGCCCGCAATGGCCTCGTGA
- a CDS encoding Y-family DNA polymerase: MPLWIAAFLRCLPLDAARPQWPRDAAFAVLEQERIAALTPAAAAAGLQPGMRRAGAAALAPSIALLARDLPAENRILHEAALALLQYTPDIALAEPDTVLLQVDASLAYFGGPRALHRRVAATLRAMGLHASLGQAPTAQGAWLLARQAAPRAPRRVLKAATLARRLDALPCALLPSAQPRLDWLHDIGCHTLGALRRLPRAGLQRRCGTELVRALDTAYGATPECHAWIQPPARFRQRLELPDYIEHAGAVLASARRLLEQLCGWLAARQRAVRHLTLVLEHERGRRARPPTVLPLSLAQPAWQQPHLLGLLREKLGRLQLEAPVIALVLRVADTVEQPAASTCLFPEPGGTPAEHARLLDLLSARLGRERVLHARPVADHRPEAANGWQAAQDGPGGQGALPGLLDRPFWLLDPPVPLQVIQNRPAYAGQPLRLVRGPERIESGWWDATLTVRDYFVAEDAAAARYWLYRERDTEHARWFLHGRYA; the protein is encoded by the coding sequence ATGCCCCTCTGGATCGCCGCCTTCCTGCGCTGCCTGCCGCTGGACGCCGCACGCCCGCAATGGCCTCGTGACGCGGCCTTCGCGGTGCTGGAACAAGAGCGCATCGCCGCCCTCACCCCCGCCGCCGCCGCGGCCGGGCTGCAGCCCGGCATGCGGCGCGCCGGCGCGGCGGCCCTGGCGCCGTCCATCGCCCTGCTGGCGCGCGACCTGCCGGCCGAAAACCGCATCCTGCACGAAGCGGCGCTGGCCCTGCTGCAATACACGCCCGACATCGCCCTGGCCGAACCCGACACCGTGCTGCTGCAGGTCGATGCCAGCCTGGCGTATTTCGGCGGCCCGCGCGCGCTGCACCGGCGCGTGGCCGCCACGCTGCGCGCCATGGGCCTGCACGCCTCGCTGGGCCAGGCCCCCACGGCCCAGGGCGCCTGGCTGCTGGCGCGCCAGGCCGCGCCCCGGGCGCCGCGCCGCGTACTGAAGGCCGCCACGCTGGCGCGCCGGCTGGATGCCTTGCCCTGCGCCCTGCTGCCCAGCGCCCAGCCGCGCCTGGACTGGCTGCACGACATCGGCTGCCACACCCTGGGCGCGCTGCGCCGCCTGCCGCGCGCCGGGTTGCAGCGGCGCTGCGGCACCGAACTGGTCCGGGCGCTCGACACGGCCTATGGCGCCACCCCCGAATGCCATGCCTGGATCCAGCCGCCCGCGCGCTTCCGGCAGCGGCTGGAACTGCCCGACTACATCGAGCATGCCGGCGCCGTGCTGGCCTCGGCGCGCCGCCTGCTCGAACAGCTCTGCGGCTGGCTGGCCGCCCGGCAGCGCGCGGTGCGGCACCTGACGCTGGTGCTGGAACACGAACGCGGCCGGCGTGCCCGCCCGCCCACCGTGCTGCCCCTGAGCCTGGCCCAGCCGGCCTGGCAGCAGCCGCACCTGCTGGGCCTGCTGCGCGAAAAACTCGGCCGCCTGCAGCTCGAGGCGCCGGTCATCGCCCTGGTCTTGCGCGTGGCCGACACCGTCGAACAGCCCGCCGCCAGCACCTGCCTGTTTCCCGAGCCCGGCGGCACGCCGGCCGAACACGCGCGGCTGCTGGACCTGCTCAGCGCCCGGCTGGGCCGCGAGCGCGTCCTGCACGCGCGGCCCGTGGCCGACCACCGCCCCGAAGCCGCCAACGGCTGGCAGGCGGCGCAGGACGGCCCCGGCGGCCAGGGCGCCCTGCCGGGGCTGCTCGACCGTCCGTTCTGGCTGCTGGACCCGCCCGTGCCGCTGCAGGTCATCCAGAACCGCCCCGCCTATGCCGGGCAGCCCTTGCGCCTGGTGCGCGGCCCCGAGCGCATCGAAAGCGGCTGGTGGGACGCCACCCTGACCGTGCGCGATTATTTCGTGGCCGAAGACGCCGCCGCGGCGCGCTACTGGCTGTACCGCGAACGCGATACCGAGCACGCCCGCTGGTTCCTGCACGGGCGCTACGCTTAG